From Xiphophorus couchianus chromosome 7, X_couchianus-1.0, whole genome shotgun sequence:
AGACATGTTGTTATGTGTTACACCTTTACAGGCTGAATAAAGACTTCCATCTTTCAGTTTTATATCTTTCATctctctttccattttctctcAACCAGCAGCTTTCTTGGTTGGTCCGTTTAATTTATGAATCAGCTGAAATCAGTCACTATTGTTGCAGATTACTAGCTAATCACAAACTCACAAAGCAAAGCCTACAACAATATCAACAAGAAAAAGTGCAGTGCTCTGCaaagcaaatagaaatacaaGTTTTAAACAATAATACAGTCACATTGATGGTCCAAAGTTAGCAGCATGGATTCAAGCTGATTCCTTTATCAGATGGCAACTAAATGTTAGCTTAAACTATTAGCCACCAAACTCGCTAACCTGTTAAACTACAACATTGTTCTTTTTCCAAACCAAGTAATGTTGTAAACCGTTCATATATATGGCACTGTAAAAATGAAGCATGTATCTTTATGTGATAAATTTATAAAACTCATCTAGCGATAGATAGCTGAAAGTGACCAATCATGGACATGTTATTGCTTTCTACACTTTCCTAATGTCTCTTAAGCATGTAAGAGTTAATACTCATTAGTGGGGAATTAAAATCTTGCTCCTGTCAAGTTTTGGCATGAATTTGGCACCATACACAGCAATACTTATATCCACTGGTTCCAAAATTTGGGTACAATAATTTCTTTCCACCCCCGATGGCTGGTAAATGCACATCATGGCCACGTTTAACCAAAACCAAATTCCCTGCTCAAGTGGCCTTCACTCATTCAATCTACAAGACAAAgagctttatatcataaaaacacaaaaatagtcACCAATTGAGAAACTaataacattttgtcaagtgcaaaatacatcaaatatgttggttaATGTTCCATTtgttatggttcaaaagcaactaaGTTACTCAGTGTTTCgtctgttttgcagttttctagacattttgttccagatttgtggtgcatagaagctaaatgctgcttctccatgtttggttctggttctgatgcacaacagaaccagaaccagcagatctTTAGTGTATTTTACTGCTAAGCCGTTTAtaaagtaacagaaatattttaaagtccgTTCTCTGATCTGTGTAGAAACGGTAAcagttgctgctgctggacgagtttctctagatctggctgaaaCATTAGTCCTGTAATCccggaaatgttcttcaggtgatagaaggctgactttgtaactgtctttatgtaaCTCCGAAGGTTCAGGTCGGAGttcagcctgatctctagtttccagctgcagtaactgaagctgtgcgttgactctagattgttcctctgtCGGTCCAAACATAATAACGTCAgtgtgtttggttttaaacatccgttcagtgattggatgggttcagagtcacctggtaGAGCTgagtatcatctgcatagttatggtagctaatcttATTGAATAATAACTCAATGCTCTCCTTTATTGTACCTAATTTTCTAAACATAACTCCTGATTGACCAAGTCTCCTATATGTGCTGTTTGGGTCAAATTAGGTCTagattaaaacttttattcttaACTGTGTGCATTCGATGAGTACTGCTTTCAatatctttttacactgatcTGTCACTCCAGAAGttaatgattgtttttcttggattttcatttttctgtagATAAATTAAAAGTCTTTGCAAAGAATTTTGCGACATTTGCGCTTACGTATGACcgtaaatctgattttttttgttttatgccgGAGGCAGCAgtggagaggaaggaaggaacactgccacctgcaggtgggagttagcatctGTTAACCCAACGTTTTTGACCATTCTTAGAGGAAAATTAGCAATTAATGCACACTGACACTTTGTGAATTTgagaaaaactggagggactgattgatttgatttggcagcaagcaaaaaaaaaaaacctgattgataaaataaaatttaagcaTATAAGGTTTTAACTCTGGAGTCCAGATGGCCACTTAAAAAGCTATGGTaagccagatttggcccccgaaCCTTGAGTGTAACAGTCTTCAACTTTAAAAGCCTAGTAAAACTTTAATAACACTTTTAATTAAGTTCTTGTAAATTAGtaatggaaatatttccagtAGTAAAGGATCAAAAGCCTCCTGATTGCGTATCTGAATTTGCTGAAACATAAAGGCGTGTTTGGTTTGTCACTCAGCGGAACGAGGAAAAAGATCATTCCTCAAAGACAGTCTTATCAGATTTTATGTGAGTTGCCAGCTTTTATGTTTTCGTCTCCATCGCCCCTGTCCTTTATTCAGTTTGCAGTAAACTTTAAGTATCTGCTGCTTTTGTTGTGTAACTAGGTGTGCAAAGGTTTGTGTGTTGGCTTGGCTGTTATCTTGGGAGATCTGCCCTCAGATAACGATCTGATCTGATACACCCACAAGGAAGAGGAGATAAAACATTTTGGGAATTTATCCGACTGACTGGATCGTCTCGCAGGAGGACTGCGGACAAAGTTAAGAAAAAGATATGGAGACTTTCCACTGATAGACATTGACCCCTGTAGAGGTTCATCTACATAAAGGAATGAGTCACATTATACAGCAATGTGAATGTTTTATGGTCTCTGCTTGAAATTcaacttaaaaggaaaaaaaatcaaagtttttttactgatttggaaaaataagtTAGGATTAAATCTTTAGAGTAACTGAAACACTAAAATCAAGTGTATGTGATGAATTTCTAAAAGTTACTCTTATCAAGGAGGGATGAAAATGAGCCCATGTGGATTGTCCATTATCCTGAACCTTTAAAGAGTAGAGTGTCAAAGTCCTGCCCCAAGttacacctgatagtccggtaaaCTCGGTTCAGTCGGAAccaaatttgcaacatttgttgcattttcagctgctttggttctctttcacactgcactgtacCAAACGACCCAAACTAATCGAAAAACCTgctcccctcctcacctgtgggggcgctgcaccaagaaccaccgaaggaagcaacacaaaaacctctgaagaagacactgagctcaacttccttcttcacaaaatgtaaacaaaagtggagtgggatcagattttagcagttgtaggatttctcttttgtctttggtaaaagataACAAGCCATtttcctgctagcgctaggctaacatgtttgttttggttgtatttacccagaatgcactgcgtGCAGTCCACCTCTTGCTGTTGGAGTGGTCTccagtccgcttggcgttcacatatacATTCAAACCACGCAATAgatcacttcaaccgaaccgagacttAACCACATCAGAGTTCAATTGTGTATTCACATttccccaaacgaaccggactttctaggcaaacggactggagttggattaaaacAGAGTAAACGAGGCTGGTTTGAATGCGTCCTAAATATCTCAggtcttgttcacaaatgagggaaaaatggagaaaaacaacTGATAAATTAGTACGTATTGGTCTGTTGTGGTTAAGAGAATAGAGCCGAAAGACGAAGCTCTCGGTTTATCAGTTGACCAACATTCCAACCCTCATCTATAATCATCAACTCTGGGTAGTGATTATATCTGGTTTTACCTTTTCGCTAACGTTTGGCTATGTAATGAGCCAACTTGGTTGTGAAGACGCtatgctatgaagcttactggaaactTTGTGCACTGTGAGCAACTCCATAGGAAGAGCCATGACATCTTTGCcaacaataaaattcaaatgGTAAAGGTCAACTGAGTAAAGTTACCTTTGTTTATTGTACTGTTGAGgttatatgcttttattttggtagctTTCTTGTGAATGTAGCCATTCTGAAAAGTTAAcagcaaaaaaactgaaaaaaggatCAAAAGCAACTCAATTTTAGCTTCAGTCATTTATGGAAGAAGGTTACATAAAGTGGGACTGAAGTATGTTTGAGTGAATGTTTATGGAAAAACCTGCGATTGCTAGTATTAATGAAAAGAACTGTACGAATGCAATGGGCTATGCTCAACAACGGATGGTGAAAACGATTGTAGCTATTGTTATTTGTTCCTGGCTCGTATGTTGGTTGATGATACGGATGGCTTtagtaatttgacaaaaatgtcttaaacattcaaacattttggaagcattttgagtaatttgatcaacgcgtcaggagggaggagctgtgggtcggtttctaagctaacTGTTTCTAAACACCGCCGTCTGTGAACCCCAACtgttacgttcacagacaaattgGCTCGACTCGAACAAGTTCAGTCGCTCTGTTTAATACTCCCGTCCCTCACTTCCGACATTAATAAGTGATGTAGTTACAAAGGGTCAATATCTGACAAAATATGATATTCATTGTAAAGATTTGATTAGcaaaaacatgctaaaaataCTAAAAGGCTAATTGGATTCCAGTTGAGTAGGAACTTCTTTCTTCTGCACGTCTGACTAGATGTTGAGCAACAGTTTGTTAAACCAACAGATTGACCACAGAAAGCTTTGTAATTGTCCTTTAATTGTAGTTTTTACTGCAAATGATGAGGAGGTGAAATTGTTGAAGCCATCGCCATATTCTCGTTAAAGTCGCGTGCCAGTAAAacttccccctcctcctccagcgATAACTCTCTGGATTTTATGTTCCTGTCACAAACCTAATGGCTTGTCCATTTAAAACACTGGGTAACCACGGCAACGCCAGCCCGCGTCACCGACTTTTTAACAGGTGAGACCAAAGTGCGAGTTGAAGAAGCACATTTTGAGCGGCATTATGAGTGAGCGTGTAATGGCGGCCGGTTAAACGATGCACACAGTAGTGAGCATGTTTTCCCTCCAGAGAGAGGAGCCGTCATCAGCTGACCAGGAAGATCAATTAcataaatgatatttttaacGACGTcataaaaagattaataaatgttgcgatgaaaaaaaaaatcaacaagaatGTTTGTGCTCATATGTATCATTATTAGAGAATTATGCAAATTTCTTCTGCAGTACAggttggaaacatttttttaacaagcaaaatttccacttttaaCACGtataacttacatttttatcttaatattaTCTGTATGTTGTGCATTTAAATGGCCGGCTTTCAtgtgagtaaaatgtctggatacatgttttaactaaaaacGCATAAGATTCAGACACACATTCAGATAGTTTATGTCAAAGTGAGACTTCTTGTTTATTTCcaatctttgttgtttttttctgtctgctgagtCTGTTGAACCATTTTAAATGCACGATAAAACTTTATATCCTATTCTAACACAcaatacacaaacattttctactgAGACTGAGTGTGtgattgaaaatattgtttagaaaagtattttgtaattatttgtattaatttagTCCCTAAAATGCCGGAATTTGAACataacttcatatttttgtttgtttacatcacGTTTaacctgagtaaaaatatgttgaagttcTTCTAGTCTTACTTTAGTGCAATTTATGGCTACAGAACTTAgtcatttctctgttttatcattttcacctaaattacagcaaaatgaaaccaaactgTGGACTTAATCatctttatttaagaaaaatcctcttccatttttttatgcatGCAGACATATTCATTAAATTAGGATATACATACGTTTCCAGATTAAAATAACCTTTAGGTATTTTCCTTCAGACCAAATTTCTactcatattttttattgattgtaaAATTCTGACAgtaatgttacattttctgccactgtaagcagaaaatcactaattaagataaataaaaacttgtgaATAACAGATTGTGTGCAATTCATGCATATGACTTGTTTAATTTATGGACTGGGTTTGTTAATGAGGCAGCTTGTGTTCTGTATCTGCAGCTCCatgttgttttaatgattttaaagaACTTTTCAGTTACTGCTTGCCTGGTTGTCCTTTAACTACACAGTTAGGCGTCTCTCCTCCAGACCGGAGCAGCTGGTCTCTCCGCTCATGAAGGTAAGAACGTTCTGTAGATTTGTTAAGATTATGGTTCCCTTTAAATATCTGACTAAAACTTTGGTGCACTTGAATTTGAAGAAGcgttttaatgcttttatatAAGTCgtattgaatttttttattgtttccacaCCTGGCATGTGCAGCTTATTGAACATCTATAAAACTCCTTCTTggatgttttttccttttattgttttacaacctTGTGAAACTAGAAATTATTATGGGaggatggaaaacaaacatttatatcATTGCAAACATAAATggtatgtttgttttcagtacAAAACGGATTATCTAACTAAAACGTTTGAGTTCAGCCAGATTGGCTGCAAAAGCATTGCTGATATTTGCaattaatttgatatttatgtttcattttctcttgCCAGACACTAAATTAACATATTCTCATTAAAattgcatatttgttttgtctatTTCATGATTTCTCTGAGAGATTTCAGCCACACGTGGTAGAAatgccattttgttttgttgggactgactcaattttttaaattttaattatttatttgtatgcaTTTGAGATTTATAAATTTTCTAGCTCTGATAAGTGATTTCTGCCCTTTaatttggcttttaaaaatctcacttttctcaaaaaaagagtaattttattgttttacaggtaaaaaaaaaaaatcctgaatgttCATTACTTTCAAATAAGTGTCTTAAACTACTTTTATGAAGTATTTGGTACTTATTTGAACATAAAGtagcataaaaactaaaaatggagctgaaaaatgtgacattcagaaaataaaacagtgacAGAACCTTTTGCTGGTCACGTGTTATTTacatgttgaacattttcttttgaattagttttaaaatagaAGTAAATTAAAGTCTTTTGTTTGCACAGAAACTTTTATTCCTACATTAAAAGCAGACATAATTCTAATGTTTAGAGATATAAACGGCACACACTGAGATAAAACCGGGCACAAAtcatccaaacatttttaaaaatttaacataAGCAAAtctagtgtgtgtgtgaaatcaCCAGTTTAGgctctaaaatctaaaatacagCTCAGAACTTTAACTCTGATTATGTAAAACGTAATAATATTCCAGTTCAGTCCAAATTTCCAAATACCTCAATTTTAATCAATTGAGGTATTGATTAACTCtgattatgtaaaatgtaataaaattccAGTTCAAACCTTGAATAGTTTGTTTTACAGGACTGGGCGGTTATGCCAAATATATTTTCATCCATGGggattttttatggtttttagaaatgttgtaaACTCTGTGTGCCACAAGTTATTAGTGGTAAAGTCacgtgttttgattatttgtcTGTCAAACTCAAAGGGAGGAGTAGGGAATCTGCAGAATAATGATTTTCCTATTGTatccaaaaaaaagtttttctcttattccagtttacaagacaaacaaaccaaatccaCAATGTTTGAgtaggaaatacaaaaatacctCAAGCTGAGTCTGCTCTTTGTATTTTGATTCACTTTTTTCTCACTtaatcttgtaaaaataaacgTAAATCATTTCTACATATGAAAATATCTTGATTGAACAACACCCattgtaaaaaatttaatattaaaataaaaaccttaagcTGGAGGAGGTAACTTTCTATTAAAGTACAAAGACATGCTATTCCTTACAAAGCAAATTACAGCaattgtagattaaaaaaataaaaagaggagtatatttttgccaaaaaagacatttttaaaataatctcagaaattttctaggaagaaaaacttggatttttttcaaaagtaaaaaataaatactttttttaattttctgagtttcaaaagtcaaaacttttcaaCATTGAATTCAGGATTTTCCACTTATTTCCAGAAAATGTCTTAGATTAGTCCCAAAATTGTTTGGCAAAAATTTAGTTCTCTATTTCTCACACACTTTTAAGTTCCCTAATCCTGCTTTAGTTTGGACAATAAAATACACCGACATGCTAATAATCTAAagatttctgacattttaacaaattaccCACTTTTCAAATTgagaaatgtccaagttttcTTCTTCCAAATCTTGGGAACACTCtcaatttttgactttttttcaacttttcaaagagaaatttccacatattttcaaaaatgttctgaGATGAATCCCAGATTTCTAAgtatttcaaattgaaaaatttccatgtttttttttcttgaatatttctgagaataatctcaaaatttgagtttttttcttgcaaattttcaacgTTTCAAGTTCAGATAGTTCcaagtttttctaaaagaaaattcttagattaatctcaacatttcacaggtgttttttgttaaatatttctgagaATGATCTCGAAATTTGAggttttttctgtcaaattttctacttttcaaactcagaaatctcCTTCttgtttgtagaaaatttctgagtttttttggcagaaatgtactcctcttTTTAATCTACAGTGGCCCTAATACGCCATCCTAATCCCTTGCGGTTAAAATGTGCAAAGCATCTTTGCTGGCAGCTGAGGATGATGATGCTGCAGCAAAGCTGCccaataaagttttaattatccAGGAGGCAATAAAAGGTTGCAGGCAGAGCAATCACATTCCATGTTTCagttggatttctttttataCGCGCCATCCTCTGAACACTGACCCCATAAAACTTTAGGTAttggttaattttttatttttttcttccgtGATTATCCCTCCCAGCTTTATTTCTCTGAGCTGTGGGCATAAAAAGCAGAGAAGAGGAGTCGTCCCCTCACTTTCACCATCTTCCTCTGGACCAGGATCTAACCGCCGCGTTATCCAACATGGCGACGATGACCTGCGACGCTCTGGCCACGGTCTGCTCCGGGCCGAACTGCCTCGTCCCTCCCAACAGCTTCAACGCCATCCTGGGCGTGGTGCTGAGCACTGTGCTCACGGTGATGCTGGCGCTGGTCATGTTCTCCATGGGCTGCACTGTGGACGCCTCCAAGCTGTGGGGCCACATCAGGCGGCCCTGGGGCATCTTCATCGGCTTCCTCTGCCAGTTCGGCATCATGCCATTCACGGCTTTTGCGCTGTCCTTGGCTTTCGGGGTGCTCCCGGTGCAGGCCATCGTCATCATCGTCATGGGCTGCTGTCCGGGAGGATCCAGCTCCAACATCATCTGCTACTGGCTGGACGGAGACATGGACCTGAGGTGAGACACGGCTGGAAACATCCCAGATTACTTTGATTTCAAGTTATGTGTAGATTAAATCAGACTGGACATTGCCAGAGTTGGTCACATTTACTTAAGtagcttttttgaaaaatgctcttttccttgagtaattttattatgaagtatttctactcttactttagtaagacttctggattttctacacactgaatgaaaaacaaacactttttaaccaaaagtccaccagacacagacacacacctgcagattttgttaaaattacagTTACAGGAGAATTGTTTATCAGCCGTTAAcattagctatgctaactagccttagcattcagaACAGGGAGTGGATGAGGGCGATCAACAGCGCtaaggctctgattggttgtttctagttggctcaatgtttttcacagatttttctgtctcATACTTTACTGTCATGATGACGGTTTCAACaaataggtttttaaaaaaaacttctaaaggATACTACAGCTTTAAGTACACACATCTCTGGTATCTTAGAAACTATtcctactggcagattatttcgcttacaacatgaacaaaatgtcttgtaagttgctgaaatgttattaATATTAGTCTCACTTCAataaataagatatttgcactatgagctgtattttttttactactacatttttatttattctcatttcCTGTACAGTTTTATAGGTacaggtaaaaaagaaaacaggtgatccaaattttttaaaaagtttttaaaagtaatcaaattatgtttatccaagtaaatatgttaagttgtcatgttaaaaaatagaaataaagtaagtttgacaaatatatttcagttacatgtaacaaattaactatatttttttaagttggaacttaaaaatcttttcagtggatattttgtgtttttagaccTTTTGACCATAAATCCTGATACTGCGTCTGGTTCTAAAAGTGGAGAAGGTTTGAGGTTGGAACCAGTGGTCAAAAAGTGGTTATTCACCACATGGGGGCGCCAAAACGAAGCTGGAATAATTATTTCTGGTCTGGTCTGCATTCTGTGAACTTCAGAAAGTACTTGAATGTGTTCCAGGTTGGAAGcttgcttctgttttttgttttttaacttcaaCTCTTCACTGTGAACTTGAGCCAATTTATAATCAATTAGACAAAAATCATCAGTTTGATATTTACTCCTTAGTTCTTCAGTGCCAACATGAGTGAAGTCCAGAACTTTTCCCCCTCAGTTTATCAAATCGTCTCGTTGTGTCCGGTGTCGTAAATCTAAACGTGATCTCCGCTTTCCGCCTCTGCAGCATCAGCATGACGACCTGCTCCTCCATCTTGGCTTTGGGCATGATGCCGCTCTGCCTGTTCGTTTACACCAGCGTCTGGACTTCCAGCGACACCATAAAGATCCCGTTCGACAGCATCGGTACGCTCACGGACCTTACTCACATTTTGAATGCGTTGTTATTTGTTTCCGacattttgtctgtgtttgctCAGGGATCACACTCGCAGCCCTTCTTATACCCATTGCAGTCGGGATTTTTGTGAAAACCAAGTGGCCTCAATATGCGAAAAAGATCCTGAAGGTGGGAACGTTTTAGATTTCCGCTCTGATGATCTATTTGGAAATTCCAGGACAGACTTGGTGAATTTTTCTTGCGGCGGTTTTCAACAGGTTGGTTCCATCGCGGGTTTTGCTCTCATCATAATCATTGCCGTGGTTGGAGGCGTCCTCTACCAATCCTCCTGGGTCATTGCTCCCTCCTTGTGGATAATTGGAACCATCTACCCCTTCATTGGCTTTTTCCTTGGTTTCCTTTTGGCCCGGTTCGTGGGTCAGCCCTGGTACAGGTGAGCAAGAAAGGGAACTAGTCCTGCTCAGCCCAGTAATGACaggttttgatatttttgaggTAGCTcattgtttattctttttctcaGATGTCGAACAATTGCACTTGAAACTGGTTTCCAGAACTCCCAGTTGTGCAGCACCATCGTCCAGTTGTCTTTTAGCCCTGCAGAGCTGGAGGTCATGTTTGCCTTCCCCCTCATCTACAGCATCTTCCAGCTGGCTGCGGCCGTCTGTGCTGTGAGCGGTGAGTGTCTCACAGGGAAACTGGCTTGGAATCGGGCTGAAAAGTCACAAATTCTGAAATGTTCATGAattctttctagaaaatttgagattagtCCAACAAattcttaatgttttctttcaaatgtttgacttttccaaaattcaaacattgtctcagaaaatgtttcagtgaatCTTTATAGAAAAACCTTGGAAACAATCGGATGAATCAGAATTAATCGCTTTTTGAAATAGACtaagtaattaaataattatttactagaccagtggttctcaaatgggggtacgtgtacccctgggggtacgtggaggtactgcagggggtacgtgaagcttttcaaaatatctttaaaaaatcagtaggctcctcataataagtcttgggaaaaattattttgtaaaaagttcgataaaatataaatgtgtgttgttcatgcactgaattttatattcagtatttagtttcaatatcctttaaaataaaa
This genomic window contains:
- the slc10a2 gene encoding ileal sodium/bile acid cotransporter, which codes for MATMTCDALATVCSGPNCLVPPNSFNAILGVVLSTVLTVMLALVMFSMGCTVDASKLWGHIRRPWGIFIGFLCQFGIMPFTAFALSLAFGVLPVQAIVIIVMGCCPGGSSSNIICYWLDGDMDLSISMTTCSSILALGMMPLCLFVYTSVWTSSDTIKIPFDSIGITLAALLIPIAVGIFVKTKWPQYAKKILKVGSIAGFALIIIIAVVGGVLYQSSWVIAPSLWIIGTIYPFIGFFLGFLLARFVGQPWYRCRTIALETGFQNSQLCSTIVQLSFSPAELEVMFAFPLIYSIFQLAAAVCAVSAYQAYKKCCGKGGGADDEPRREEDEFKKTSYDLDNKAFDSNELKGTYYINQ